A region of Antedon mediterranea chromosome 8, ecAntMedi1.1, whole genome shotgun sequence DNA encodes the following proteins:
- the LOC140056754 gene encoding sorting nexin-21-like, whose translation MASRKKVACDIKIDDPVSSASESELEDEDFLLEFTGRLTLHHGEHEPSFSSSFSPSVASADDDIFWARNKSKDSIQGRERSNSETAVLGFQTALGATQQSNKKEVDCLGGIRNHPPKEYDLGKIAKFQQGRTSFEVASAKTMRDGHKRFVLYTIAVKRSIGKDTSQALIDRRYTEFYLLNKVLKRKYPHIMEHVAFPKKAITGNYRHHFIAERSRAFEQFLTHIYTFEEIRNCPEFQDFFYNKDLKTAFKYISANDFQEAIPFLQNALHLQEKMLGEKHQDTIRTLCALVVAYSSLEDGDSHASAFAECALQCIGEDESNPFFISLLQTVIGMRWRRGAEKRNLEDTLSKYIDDEIGPVKMPTLEDLVVQSLSHI comes from the exons ATGGCATCCAGAAAGAAAGTTGCATGCGATATCAAAATTGATGATCCCGTTAGCTCAGCATCTGAGAGTGAACTTGAAGATGAAGATTTCCTGTTAGAGTTCACTGGACGCCTGACGTTACATCACGGGGAGCATGAACCCTCATTCTCTTCGTCGTTTTCGCCGTCGGTTGCTAGTGCGGACGATGACATTTTTTGGGCTAGAAACAAATCAAAGGATTCTATACAAGGAAGAGAACGATCGAACAGTGAAACAGCCGTTTTGGGGTTTCAAACAGCCCTAGGTGCTACTCAGCAGTCtaataaaaaag AAGTTGATTGCTTAGGTGGAATACGAAACCATCCGCCAAAAGAATATGATCTTGgtaaaattgcaaaatttcaGCAAGGACGAACAAGTTTTGAAGTTGCATCAGCCAAGACTATGCGAGATGGCCATAAACGCTTTgtg ttgtataCAATAGCTGTTAAACGTTCAATTGGAAAGGACACATCTCAAGCGCTGATTGACAGAAGATATACTGAATTTTACCTtcttaataaagtattaaaacgCAAGTACCCTCATATTATGGAACATGTTGCCTTCCCAAAGAAAGCCATCACTGGCAATTACCGTCACCACTTCATTGCAGAGCGAAGTCGGGCGTTCGAACAGTTCTTAACCCACATCTACACTTTCGAAGAGATTAGAAATTGTCCAGAATTTCAAGATTTCTTCTACAACAAAGACCTCAAAACGGCTTTTAAGTACATAAGCGCGAACGACTTCCAAGAAGCAATACCATTTTTACAAAACGCTTTACATCTGCAAGAAAAAATGCTTGGAGAAAAGCATCAGGACACTATTAGAACATTATGTGCATTGGTTGTTGCGTATTCCTCTTTAGAAGACGGGGATTCGCATGCCTCCGCATTTGCCGAGTGTGCCCTCCAGTGTATAGGAGAAGACGAATCAAACCCATTTTTTATATCGTTACTACAAACTGTTATTGGTATGAGGTGGCGCAGAGGTGCAGAAAAGCGCAATCTTGAAGACACGTTATCAAAATATATAGATGATGAAATTGGTCCTGTAAAAATGCCCACACTTGAAGACTTAGTTGTACAAAGTTTATCCCACATTTAG